AGCCTATGAGTGGTCATGGCTGAAGAAGGGCAGGGCCTCAGTCTCACCCTTACTTCTGGCCAGACAGGCCTTCCTAACTCCGACCCTTCCCTGGAACCCTCTTCCCTACCATGCTATTGTCCCCAGAACTGTCCCCCTGCCTCTTGTTCTGGTTACCTTGTTTTGACCACACTTGGAAGACTTAGACAATTTGGAATCGTCAGAAATCCCCAACACTTCCTGGAAACGAGCCTCTTTGAAAAGATGCAGCTCTTCGTGCAGGTCTGACTGTTCTTTGAGCAAACGTTCTTGATCCTGTATCAGTCTTTCCTGCTCTTCTTGCATGCCTTGGTAGAGCAGCTGGAGCTCACCCAGGTCTTGTAACTTTGTAAGTAGCTCCTGACTCTGTGAGGCGGAGTGGGAAGGAAGTAGGCAGGAACTGTGGGGGCCACATGGGAAGACCCATGCCTCCTTCCTGCTGGGGACCCCTCCCTTGGGAGTTCTCTGGGTTGGTTGGCTCTGAACAGCCCTCTGGGACAGGGTCGGGGTGACAGGGTGGTTTTTCTATGGAGACCTGCAGGCTGAGTCGTCACGATCTCATAGGTCTGTAGGAATTCTGTAGTTTACAGAGAGCACTCGGAACGTATTTTCTCCAGATGGATTGAAAAGCCAGATAGAAAGCTGGACAGATTTCAGGGTAcaatacatattttaagatttaaaaccaTAATCAGCTCTAGTGAACTTTTTGGTTTGAAGAGATTGGTGACAAAGTGAGGAGTGGttgattcagaaaagaaaaggtgcCACCCTGTTAATTTTCCCCAGTACAGGCACACCTGGGACGCTTCTCAGAGCAGCCTCTCCGTGGTAGGCAGCCGTTCCCTGGCTGGGGTTACCTTCTGGAAGAGGCCAGCTTTGGGGAGCGGGAACGTGAGCCGGTGCAGCTCGTCCTGCAGCTGGCCCTGCTCCTCCTGCATCCTCCGCTGGTCCTCCAGGAGCTCGCACTGCTCCATCTGCAGCTGGCCCATCTCCTCCTGGCTGGCCTTGTACCGCTCCTGCAATCCTGTCAGTCTGGACAGCAGGGTGTCACACTGTGGGTGGGGCGGGTGTGCACGGTGGTTGGTTACTCCGAGGCGCTTCGCCGCCCTGGCTGGCCTGCAGAGCCCTTCTGTGctctcctgcctcctggggctcGCTAGGGGCTGCTTCCCCGTACAGTCCCCTGGGACTGACCGTCCTGAGCCACGCTGCGCCCATACGGGTGTAGACACCGAATGGGAAGCCCCAGCAGGCTGCTCAGGAATGCTTGGCTATGCTGTAAATTCTGTCTGCTGGTCCCTTCggggagccctgggaggggagTGGTATCGACACCCCCTCCTTCTCGTTCCCCCCCTGGCTTTCCTTTGGGCCTTCCCTTTGGTACACACTATTCCCCCACCCTGACGGGAGTTCTCCTTCCTGTCACTGCCATTATCCCCAGTTGGTTTTATACCTAATTATACTCCTTATCAATGAAAACTTCACCCTCTTTGTccccagttttgttttcataatcatctttttaaatctttagaaaaataggAGCGACTGCTGACTTTGGGTTGAGAAGACTAAATTATCCCATGATTCCAAAAATCCAAACCTTCTAAAACCGAATTCATCTCAATGCTGTGTCAGGATGAGAGGAAAAGCTGGCTGAGTCAGcatgctcctccctccccaaagTTCCTTCTATGAAGAGAGGAGGGGATGAGCACATCATGGACACTCTGGGCCTCTAAACTGAGTAGGAATGGAAGAAGGAAATGTGAGCCTGGGAGTAGAAAGGCAGGTAGATTGTTGGAATGGCCAAAATAACCTCCCCATTCTGTGTCTTGCGAGGCCTTTCTCTGGGGACATAGCCTGCTGCTGGCTGAGGTGGGAGCCACTGAGGACTCAGGCAGAAGGTGACTTCCTCCACCATCTTTTGAGAATCTTGTGCCTCTTCTCCATTGTGTTTCAACACCTTCCATTTCCTATCAGTGATCAGGAGCTGAAAGTGCTCAACCCAGGGAAACTGAGAATGACTTGCATTTAACATgctatggaaaaagagaaaatgagtaaggAAGGCCTTATTTATCACTACAGGGTTTATTACTAAAGGAGGTGAGAAAAGAGCAGTATTCTGTTCAATTTAAAGAGAGTCAAACTCAAGATTAGAGAACTTCACTATTCTGAAGTCACAGAATAAACCCAGAAGAACCTAGGTCCTTCTAATATCCAATCAGCACTCGGGGCACAAGACCATGTCATCTGACAAGAGCATTTGCAATCTGCCTGAGGAAACCGGGCCTCCCCTTTCTAGGTCTAGTGATAAAAGCCGTAGCTTCTGTGTGTGTTCTTCtccacaaatgaaaatatatcgcGACAGTTTGAAGAACAAGGTATAAACGTCTACAACACATGGAATCAAGTACAAAACCCTCAAGTGTGCAGACTGGATCCAGCTATACTGCTCCCATGAAGCTGGGGCTTGGACTCAAAGTCAAGATCAAGGCAAACTGTTTAAAAGTTCCCAGCGTGAGACTCAGCCTCTGTCTCCTGCCTTGCACGCACAGCTGTGACTGGACAGGGAGCTCATCAGGCCCCTTCGCTGGATGACTTTCACCTTTTGCTCTCATACCTCCTTCTTCCAGAGGAAGAACCCAGGAGATCTCACCTCTCTTAATTACAATTACCTTATTAGCACATTTCCCCTTGTCCTCTGGGACGGGCTGGGTGGTCTTGAGCTCCTTCAGCTCCTGCTGGCAGAGCAGGAGGTCCTGCTCGAGCTGGTCATACATGTACTTCTGCCGCTCTAGCTCTTCCTTGCTGGACTGGTACAGCCGCCTCATCTCCTGAAGCTGGGTGTGCATCTCTGCGTTCTGGGGTAGGGGAGGCAGGCCCCGCCATCATCCCAGAAGCCCCTGCAGCTGCACTCGCTCCTCTCAGGAACGAAGGGAGCCTACCCGGTCCTTTCAAGTCCCAATCTCATCCCAATGGGGGCTGCCCAAGATGGGCCAGACTCTAATGGGCTCTACACAGAGAGCTTCTAGGGCTTCCTTTTGGGGagacagggaagaaagagggCTCCCTTTTTACAGGctgattttctgatttaaaaccaaaggaaactggggcacctgggtggctcagtcagttaagcgtctgactcttgattgaggctcaggtcatgatctcaaaattctctttccctctctctctgcccctcccccactcacactccctttctcaaaataaacaaacttataaaaaaaaagggaagctgAAAGCATCATGACTTTCTGAGATCACCTTTGTACTAAGCACCTCTTTACTCCCCGCACCAATGGCTGTACCACAGGACTCCTACCAGGCCCCTCCTCCTCGGCACTATCCCTCTCACAGAAGATTCCACCTGGCTACATTCTCCCTCACCTGGAGTTTCTTTTACCTTCTCACTGCTCTCCTGGAAGGAGGCCACGACGTCCTTGAGGCGCTGCACCTCCGCCTCATGGTACCGCAGGTCCCCGCACAGCTGTCGCTGCACGTCCAGCAGCTTGTCCTTCTCGCACGTGATGTGCTGGTACTGGAGCTGCAGCTTCTGCAGCCGGCACATTAACTCCTGCGGTGGAGGGGGCTTCGGGAAGCACCTCTGGGATCCTCACCCTGCTCATCCTGCCTGAGTCCCTCGCAGACACGGACAGTTTAAGAGCTGGCCGGTCCCTGCCCCTTGCTGTCCTCTCGGCTCTGGATCACCTTCCCCCAAACCTCTTGGCACCTAAGTCGCCCCTCACCTCCTTTTGTTGTTACCTTCTCATTTGGGCTTTCTTCGACTGTAGATTTCATGACTTTGAGCTGCCGGAGCTCAGCCTGAAGTTGTAGCTGCACCTTCAAGAGCTCATTCTGCTCATCCTGGCTAGCGTCGTACTTCTGCTGCAGGGCACAGAGTCTGGTCTTCAGCTCCTCGTTCTGTGGCGGGAGGAGATGTGGGTAGAAGAGTTACTCTCCAGAAACAGCAGACCCTTCCACAGAACAGCTGGGTTCCTTGCCAGATGCAGACATCTTGAGGAGCTCCCAGAGATCTATGCTTTGGTTTCTTCTCTGAGGCAGATGCTCAGTACTGACTACCGTTTCTAGAACACAGTGCTTTATGGCTTCTCCAGCTGGTCTCCAGCAGGCTGTACCCCTGACCGCAGGGCAAGGGGCAGAAGAGCACAATCTTGCTCTGCATTCATCCTTCCCCGATGCAGCAACTCCACAGAGGCCCTTCTGCCTTCCCCCAACGCCcttccctgccctttccctgcccgTGTTTACCTGGGCGGCATTGTGGGAAGTCTGAAACCGAAGCACCTCATTCTGTGCACACTTGAGCTCCCTCTGGAGCCGCTTCTGCTCCTCCTCACTGGTCCGGCGATGATGCTGTAGTTCTTGCAACTCACAACACAATTCCTTACACTGTGGAGGACGTGGGAAAGAAAGGCTGATTGAGCACAGGTGCCACATGCACCTTAAGAATAggcttagaggggcgcctgggtgactcagtcagttaagcgtctggcttcagctcaggtcatgatctcacagtttgtgggttcgagccccgcatcgggctctgttctgacagctagctcagagcctggagcctgcttctgattctgtgtctccctctctctctgaccctcccctcctcgggctgtctctctctctgtctctcaaaaataaattaaaaaaaattaaaaaatgttaaaaaaaaaaaaaagaataggcttAGAAGAATATggcattcttggggcacctgggtggctcagtcggtcaagtgtctggctcaggtcatgatcttgcagttcatgggttcgggccctgcatcaggctcagtgctgagagctagctcagagcctggagcctgtcttcagattctgtgtctccctctctctctgaccctcccctgctcatgctgtctctgtctctcaaaaataaattaaaaaaaaaaaaagaatctggcaTTCTTTTCACTGGCATAGTTACACTGGGCAAGTGAGATCCCAGAGTGCTACCTCCTGCTGTAGTGCGTGCCTCCTTTGTCAGCCCTGAGCCTAAGGAGATGTTTCTaccacagggcaggagagggtaAAAGAGACAGTGAAGGTGCCTGTCTTCCCTTACCTTGTTCCGCATGTCATGCATCTGCTCTTCAGCTCCTAGAAGCTGTTGTCGCAACAACTGGGTTTCAGGATCAGGTTCTAGAAAATCCATCTCTGAAGTCTGAGACCCTGATGACACTGTATTCTTTACCATTTGGGACGCCAGCCACTTTTCTGTTGTTCTTCGTGTCCTGTAATCCAGAACCCCAGAGCCATGTTTGGAAAAGTGCCCTGTCTGGCATCACCTGCCTAGTGCTTGTTCCTCAAGTCTTTATTTTAGGCCAAAGATGGTAAGAGCCTTCTATGGTGACTTATCTCCAAAATGAGCATGCTGAAAAAGTCCCAGCACCTAAATCAAGGCATGTTTGGCTCAGGGAGACCGAATAGTCCTAGTCtagttgggctccaggctgggcctTGTGTCAAGCCGGCTCTAATCTGGATATGGACCACAAGGGAATCACTTCTGATCTACTCTGGGGAGGGCAAACCGGACCCCAATTTGCAGGATGGAAGCAAACTAAATGTTAGGACTCGGGTCCTGAGACAGTTGGGTCCCCATGCCCGCTTCTAGGCGGTATCCATACCCTTTGGATGCCATGGAAAAGACCAGCTTTCTAGGAGCAGAGGGGCATTCATGAGCCTCGCATCTGCCTTCACCAGTACTGCTGAGGCAAAAGCCCAAAGCAGGGTCCTACAGAGCCCCGGCAGCCTGCTGCCTGTACCTCTCACTCTCCAGATCTGCGAGCTGCCCCGTGAGGCTGCTGTTGCTCTCCTGCAGGGCCCGGTACTCCTCGTTCAGGAAGCGGTAGCGTTCCCGCAGTTGCTGCAACTCTTCTGCAGAGGACAAATGGAGAGATGTGAGTTCCTCGGGGAAAAGCACTGATGATCAGCCCCTAATTTTCCTGCCTAGAAATCTGATAGCAGAAGGCTGACGagcttctctttttctaaagaCAGAAGAGCTACCACAGGCAGCGGCTTAGAAGACAGGGCCCCGGAAATTCCACATTGCTTTGTGTCCTCTTTTCAGGTAGCTGCCCTTCTCATCTTCCCAGATCTGCCGCATGTGCCCATCTTCGAAACCCCAGGCAAGGCAGAGTCT
The genomic region above belongs to Suricata suricatta isolate VVHF042 chromosome 2, meerkat_22Aug2017_6uvM2_HiC, whole genome shotgun sequence and contains:
- the CCDC136 gene encoding coiled-coil domain-containing protein 136 isoform X6; amino-acid sequence: MSEGCERKKGQRWGSLERRGMQAMEGEVLLPALYEEEEEEEEEEAEEEEEQVQKGGSVGSLSASKHRGLSLTETELEELRAQVLQLVAELEETRELAGQHEDDSLELQGLLEDERLASAQQAEVFTKQIQQLQGELRSLREEISLLEREKENELKEIEQELHLAQAEIHNLRQAAEDSVTEHESDIASLQEDLCRMQNELDDMERVRGEYEMEITSLRAELEMKSSGPSNSLSLSDFSEMQEELQQLRERYRFLNEEYRALQESNSSLTGQLADLESERTRRTTEKWLASQMVKNTVSSGSQTSEMDFLEPDPETQLLRQQLLGAEEQMHDMRNKCKELCCELQELQHHRRTSEEEQKRLQRELKCAQNEVLRFQTSHNAAQNEELKTRLCALQQKYDASQDEQNELLKVQLQLQAELRQLKVMKSTVEESPNEKELMCRLQKLQLQYQHITCEKDKLLDVQRQLCGDLRYHEAEVQRLKDVVASFQESSEKNAEMHTQLQEMRRLYQSSKEELERQKYMYDQLEQDLLLCQQELKELKTTQPVPEDKGKCANKPSPAPEPPIFSLPLVGLVVISALLWCWWAETSS
- the CCDC136 gene encoding coiled-coil domain-containing protein 136 isoform X5, with translation MSEGCERKKGQRWGSLERRGMQAMEGEVLLPALYEEEEEEEEEEAEEEEEQVQKGGSVGSLSASKHRGLSLTETELEELRAQVLQLVAELEETRELAGQHEDDSLELQGLLEDERLASAQQAEVFTKQIQQLQGELRSLREEISLLEREKENELKEIEQELHLAQAEIHNLRQAAEDSVTEHESDIASLQEDLCRMQNELDDMERVRGEYEMEITSLRAELEMKSSGPSNSLSLSDFSEMQEELQQLRERYRFLNEEYRALQESNSSLTGQLADLESERTRRTTEKWLASQMVKNTVSSGSQTSEMDFLEPDPETQLLRQQLLGAEEQMHDMRNKCKELCCELQELQHHRRTSEEEQKRLQRELKCAQNEVLRFQTSHNAAQNEELKTRLCALQQKYDASQDEQNELLKVQLQLQAELRQLKVMKSTVEESPNEKELMCRLQKLQLQYQHITCEKDKLLDVQRQLCGDLRYHEAEVQRLKDVVASFQESSEKNAEMHTQLQEMRRLYQSSKEELERQKYMYDQLEQDLLLCQQELKELKTTQPVPEDKGKCANKNMFGMWKPIVFLAIAAVALYVLPNMRPQESEFCLME